A window of the Loxodonta africana isolate mLoxAfr1 chromosome 3, mLoxAfr1.hap2, whole genome shotgun sequence genome harbors these coding sequences:
- the C1QB gene encoding complement C1q subcomponent subunit B, translating to MKTLWAGIPVLLPLLLLSLLGVSWAQISCSGPRTIPGIPGIPGPPGTNGQPGTPGIKGEKGLPGLAGDHGEFGEKGDPGTPGNPGKVGPKGPIGPKGSPGSPGARGPKGESGDYKATQKIAFSALRNINVPLRRDQAIRFDHVITNENNNYEPRSGKFTCRVPGLYYFTYHASSRGNLCVNVVRGRERVQKVVTFCDYVQSTFQVTMGSVVLKLAQGENVFLQATDKNSLLGMEGANSIFSGFLLFPDAEA from the exons ATGAAGACCCTGTGGGCCGGCATCCCTGTGCTGCTGCCACTGCTGCTCCTCAGTCTACTTGGTGTCTCCTGGGCCCAGATCAGCTGCTCTGGGCCCCGGACCATCCCGGGCATCCCAGGCATCCCTGGGCCACCTGGCACCAATGGCCAACCTGGGACCCCAGGGATAAAGGGAGAGAAAG GGCTACCAGGGCTAGCTGGAGACCATGGTGAGTTTGGAGAGAAGGGGGATCCCGGGACCCCTGGAAATCCAGGAAAGGTTGGCCCCAAGGGCCCCATTGGCCCCAAAGGTTCCCCAGGATCCCCTGGAGCCCGTGGCCCCAAGGGCGAATCAGGAGATTACAAGGCCACGCAGAAAATAGCCTTTTCTGCCCTGCGGAACATCAACGTTCCCCTGCGTCGGGACCAGGCCATCCGCTTCGACCACGTGATCACCAACGAGAACAACAACTACGAGCCTCGCAGCGGCAAGTTCACCTGCAGAGTGCCTGGCCTCTACTACTTCACCTACCACGCCAGCTCTCGCGGGAACCTGTGCGTGAACGTCGTCCGAGGCCGGGAACGCGTGCAGAAGGTGGTCACGTTCTGCGACTACGTCCAGAGCACCTTCCAGGTCACCATGGGCAGCGTGGTCCTCAAGCTGGCCCAGGGGGAGAACGTGTTCCTCCAGGCCACTGACAAGAACTCCCTGCTGGGCATGGAGGGAGCCAACAGCATCTTCTCCGGGTTCCTGCTCTTCCCGGATGCAGAGGCGTGA